In Acropora muricata isolate sample 2 unplaced genomic scaffold, ASM3666990v1 scaffold_201, whole genome shotgun sequence, the following are encoded in one genomic region:
- the LOC136900458 gene encoding uncharacterized protein gives MSSLVTVVLKTTLGFIVRKGRDAAADKLKEGDVTALRFRDLIVREIDAVKSKLDGLARRDLLAAIDFFEEGIVLLHEVVQSNISSSSNGVIDAIRALELNELKDESSQLLLSNSKKRFEDARRKATEAFNDEALKPSDRVLAMGYRIMATVLEMVGNPSAALSSCQMCIERLNSLPVVQNCFAFEVKKHFRSRFSKQERRDIISETCRLNRIIYDITVMTRGFGHRELPEILSSWPCVEVDDGNDTINPLLDPKVLKCLRKQGLQTHSCLPWTFGQEGSKEQTLNRPCGITANSMGYFIVTDYKDGNVKLFDNNGNFLSSFRPVVDDVTGAVLVHDVATDVNDNIYVLVTIEDHDSGEMNSFVFLKTPNDMFSLKKGFTSSSWTWSSLAISSKGKILVRGVLVDGKHAVDIYETDGRFVRRFGEKELDISSAVAGTVKEGVLVATEGRACYRVNLFNQKGKRVGQFQVDKTFHDPQMTCHKESGNIVVAGVHLEGGNNRRLEVVILNQGGEFVRNIEHEIKNLISLRGITVTVDGRIALVCGDNVGFKVFVV, from the coding sequence atGTCTTCCCTTGTGACAGTTGTCCTTAAGACGACTCTTGGCTTTATTGTAAGAAAAGGCAGAGATGCAGCAGCCGACAAGCTTAAGGAGGGCGATGTAACAGCTCTGAGGTTTCGAGACTTGATCGTTCGCGAAATTGATGCTGTTAAATCAAAATTGGACGGATTGGCAAGAAGAGATCTGCTTGCTGCAATAGACTTCTTCGAAGAAGGAATCGTCCTATTGCATGAAGTAGTTCAATCGAACATATCATCATCTTCTAATGGAGTAATAGACGCCATCCGCGCACTCGAGTTGAatgagttgaaagatgaatctTCGCAATTACTGCTTTCGAATTCCAAGAAACGGTTCGAAGACGCTCGTCGAAAGGCAACGGAAGCATTCAATGACGAAGCCTTGAAACCGTCAGATCGGGTTTTAGCTATGGGATATCGCATTATGGCAACAGTGCTGGAGATGGTTGGCAATCCTTCTGCCGCATTATCGTCGTGCCAAATGTGTATCGAAAGATTGAATTCCCTGCCAGTGGTTCAGAATTGTTTCGCCTTCGAGGTCAAGAAACACTTCCGGAGTCGGTTTAGCAAACAAGAGCGCAGGGATATTATTTCAGAGACTTGTCGGCTGAATCGTATAATTTACGATATCACGGTCATGACACGTGGGTTTGGCCACAGAGAATTGCCAGAAATACTGTCATCGTGGCCTTGCGTTGAAGTGGATGACGGAAACGACACCATAAACCCTTTGTTGGACCCAAAAGTCTTGAAATGCTTGCGAAAACAAGGCTTGCAAACACACAGCTGTTTACCATGGACATTTGGTCAGGAGGGTAGCAAGGAGCAAACGCTGAACAGGCCTTGTGGTATCACGGCTAACTCAATGGGGTATTTCATTGTGACTGACTACAAGGATGGCAACGTGAAGTTGTTCGACAATAATGGCAATTTTTTGAGTTCCTTTCGTCCAGTCGTTGACGATGTGACTGGCGCAGTGCTTGTTCATGATGTCGCTACTGACGTGAATGACAACATATATGTGTTAGTCACCATAGAAGACCACGACTCTGGGGAAATGAATTCTTTTGTATTTCTGAAGACACCTAATGATATGTTTTCTCTCAAGAAGGGCTTCACGTCTTCGTCGTGGACGTGGTCATCTCTAGCAATCTCAAGCAAGGGCAAGATTTTAGTTCGCGGCGTGTTGGTTGATGGAAAACATGCAGTGGACATTTATGAAACTGATGGACGATTTGTTCGACGTTTCGGGGAGAAAGAATTGGATATCTCTTCAGCTGTTGCCGGCACTGTTAAGGAAGGAGTCCTTGTCGCTACGGAAGGCCGAGCCTGTTATCGTGTCAACTTGTTTAACCAGAAAGGAAAACGCGTGGGCCAATTTCAAGTAGATAAGACATTCCATGACCCTCAAATGACTTGCCATAAAGAAAGCGGAAATATTGTCGTCGCTGGGGTGCATTTGGAAGGAGGAAATAACAGACGCCTGGAAGTTGTAATTTTAAACCAAGGCGGAGAATTTGTTCGTAACATTGAACACGAGATAAAAAATTTAATCAGCTTACGAGGGATCACAGTTACTGTGGATGGTCGAATCGCCTTAGTTTGCGGCGATAACGTGGGTTTTAAAGTATTCGTTGTGTGA